In Drosophila teissieri strain GT53w chromosome 2R, Prin_Dtei_1.1, whole genome shotgun sequence, the following proteins share a genomic window:
- the LOC122614999 gene encoding 60S ribosomal protein L5, which translates to MGFVKVVKNKQYFKRYQVKFRRRREGKTDYYARKRLTFQDKNKYNTPKYRLIVRLSNKDITVQIAYARIEGDRVVCAAYSHELPKYGIQVGLTNYAAAYCTGLLVARRVLNKLGLDSLYAGCTEVTGEEFNVEPVDEGPGAFRCFLDVGLARTTTGARVFGAMKGAVDGGLNIPHSVKRFPGYSAETKSFNADVHRAHIFGQHVADYMRSLEEEDEESFKRQFSRYIKLGIRADDLEDIYKKAHQAIRNDPTHKVTAKKSSAVTKKRWNAKKLTNEQRKTKIAAHKAAYVAKLQSETEA; encoded by the exons ATG GGTTTCGTTAAGGTAGTCAAGAACAAGCAGTACTTTAAGAGGTACCAAGTTAAGTTCCGAAGGCGTCGCGAAGGAAAGACCGATTACTATGCCAGGAAGCGCCTGACATTTCAGGACAAGAACAAGTACAACACTCCTAAGTACCGTTTGATCGTACGTTTATCCAACAAGGACATCACAGTCCAGATCGCCTATGCTCGCATCGAAGGTGATCGCGTGGTTTGCGCGGCTTATTCCCACGAGCTTCCGAAGTACGGGATCCAG gtTGGTTTGACAAACTACGCTGCTGCTTACTGCACAGGCTTGCTGGTCGCCCGCCGTGTGCTTAACAAGTTGGGTCTGGACTCTCTATATGCAGGATGCACTGAAGTGACCGGTGAGGAATTTAACGTAGAGCCTGTTGATGAAGGCCCTGGCGCATTCCGTTGCTTCTTGGATGTTGGACTCGCGCGTACCACAACTGGTGCACGTGTGTTCGGCGCTATGAAGGGAGCCGTTGATGGAGGTCTAAACATACCCCACTCTGTAAAGCGCTTTCCTGGATACTCTGCGGAGACCAAGAGTTTTAATGCTGATGTCCATCGCGCTCATATATTTGGCCAGCATGTTGCAGACTATATGCGCTCATTGGAGGAAGAGGATGAGGAGAGCTTTAAACGCCAGTTTAGCCGATACATTAAGTTGGGCATTCGTGCTGATGAT CTTGAGGATATCTATAAAAAAGCCCACCAGGCAATTCGTAACGACCCTACACACAAGGTCACTGCTAAGAAGTCTTCTGCCGTTACGAAGAAGAGGTGGAATGCTAAGAAACTCACAAACGAGCAACGGAAGACTAAGATTGCAGCTCATAAGGCAGCTTATGTTGCCAAGCTCCAGTCTGAAACTGAGGCATAA